From Vigna unguiculata cultivar IT97K-499-35 unplaced genomic scaffold, ASM411807v1 contig_313, whole genome shotgun sequence, the proteins below share one genomic window:
- the LOC114171657 gene encoding circumsporozoite protein-like, producing the protein MQNMNQQLPTQLSSPSQGVPHGMHPGSFPMFGFPNQLPQAMVPQSSLLSPSPQLGFEPGRHVRLHIDPNEKNLAPPNVNANAFVSQSPFSSHQLQGNTSGSLNSDLAHTSNSQPPALLKSHSQVNPYGNIKTNVPNTNWNGSPSKNFKNRPTRGGFKGGFQKSKFNDVNNGKRRTGFLKDHNGRVGGQHR; encoded by the exons ATGCAGAATATGAATCAACAGTTACCTACACAATTGTCAAGCCCTTCTCAAGGGGTTCCGCATGGCATGCATCCTGGTTCCTTCCCCATGTTTGGGTTTCCAAACCAACTGCCTCAGGCTATGGTCCCTCAGAGTTCATTACTTTCTCCAAGTCCACAGTTAGGTTTTGAGCCTGGAAGGCATGTCCGGCTGCATATTGACCCGAACGAGAAAAACCTTGCTCCACCAAACGTGAATGCAAATGCTTTTGTATCACAGTCGCCTTTTTCATCTCATCAATTACAAGGGAATACTTCTGGGTCACTTAATTCTGATTTGGCTCATACAAGTAACTCTCAACCTCCTGCACTTTTAAAGTCGCACTCACAG GTGAATCCTTAtggaaatattaaaactaatgtTCCAAATACCAACTGGAATGGATCACCCAGCAAAAACTTCAAAAATAGACCAACACGAGGGGGGTTTAAAGGAgg ATTCCAGAAGTCTAAATTTAATGATGTGAATAATGGAAAGCGCAGAACTGGGTTTCTTAAAGATCATAATGGAAGAG TGGGAGGGCAGCACAGATAG
- the LOC114171656 gene encoding uncharacterized protein LOC114171656 produces MDSKVIKREVLQRELKEVLAKQAELGIEVAEIPSHYLKNSDNQGLQNEGKNKFSDKRKFQNKFNKKLDRKGRFGKKQKFADFSESPSLKMRKPTLLQKLLSADISKGKSHLFQVFRFMVINSFFKHCPDKPLRYPSVMVKENWSEVDTKKDIPKRGNEGAVKKIASLNNDDHSSEDEDSDVDENDSIVHNNPHKELFSLVKEGFEKSDEEGEILE; encoded by the exons ATGGACTCCAAGGTCATTAAAAGGGAGGTCTTACAAAGAGAG CTTAAGGAGGTTTTAGCAAAGCAAGCTGAATTAGGAATCGAAGTTGCTGAAATACCATCACACTACCTTAAGAATTCTGATAATCAAGGTCTTCAGAATGAAGGGAAAaacaaatttagtgacaaaaGAAAGTTCCAAAACAAGTTCAACAAGAAATTAGACAGAAAAGGTCGGTTCGGCAAGAAGCAAAAGTTTGCTGACTTTTCAGAAAGCCCTTCATTAAAAATGAGGAAGCCAACTTTATTGCAGAAACTCTTGAGTGCAGATATAAGCAAGGGTAAGAGCCACCTGTTTCAGGTTTTCAGGTTCATGGTAATAAATTCTTTCTTCAAACATTGTCCTGATAAGCCACTTAGATATCCATCAGTCATGGTTAAAGAGAACTGGTCTGAAGTTGACACTAAAAAAGATATTCCTAAACGCGGGAACGAGGGAGCTGTCAAAAAAATTGCTAGCCTAAATAATGATGATCATAGTAGTGAAGACGAAGACAGTGATGTGGATGAGAATGACTCTATTGTACATAATAATCCACACAAAGAACTTTTTTCCTTGGTTAAAGAAGGATTTGAGAAATCTGATGAAGAGGGAGAAATTTTAGAATGA